A window from Microbacterium ginsengiterrae encodes these proteins:
- a CDS encoding TM0106 family RecB-like putative nuclease — MRIDTQAQRVIFSASDLKAAAECEFAWSRAIDAKLGRVPAVEEPEDATLARAAELGDRHEAAVLAAYREQLGADAVHELSRVNSGDADALAAVVEETISALRSDAKLVFQAAFATDEFVGFADFLLRQDDGRWRVQDSKLARTARVTALMQLAAYVDQLDRLGIPRSDEVDLLLGDGTTSTHCVADLLPLFHVRRARLRTLITDRDIAAGSAGAPLAWGDERGDIGIVACGRCATCTEQVDAARDLLMVARMRPVQRARLRDAGIDTIDALAAATLPPAGMNVDTFESLRAQARLQIRAEAADSPTYDVYHPDAIHTLPRPSRGDIFFDFEGDPLYTEAVTDGHAQWGIDYLFGWVDNDDQYTPLWAHTFADEKRALELFLDFVHARRTAHPDMHIYHYAPYETSHLVAMAARHGIREGEVDQLLREGVFVDLYPLVLRTVRVGSRSYSIKKLEPLYMGDEVRTSDVQKGDDSIVQYVAARQLAAAGETGEAEAVLADLADYNRYDCVSTRRLRNWLIDIARQKGVHPAPPDVPDELIYEPSPRSVALLADAERDVAAGGDGEAHRVAAAAIDYYPREAKSFWIGHFQRLREPVSMWDQTRDVVRIDAAASTLRRDWSIEEGRRVTSREIEIRGEISPGTTLGEGANPFALYPIPAPFDVEAPSRAVHVARTVTVIEVLDDGYVIAETSVGGQTWDEFPLALTPAAPPRVVSLQGAIDEWADAVHDAAPSFPADAATDILRRTPPRTITGAGLPPADGDVIDAIVRAVRDLDRSYLAVQGPPGTGKTYTGSHVIARLVNEHGFRIGVVAQSHAIIETLLERVVAAGVPAGQVAKSPKEKGSDPAYTPIPKSGMAAFLAEREGQGVVVGGTAWDFSNTTRVERGGLDLIVIDEAGQFSLASTIAVAAGAKRLLLLGDPQQLPQVSQGAHPEPVDTSALGWVMDGDAVVRPEYGYFLDRSWRMHPAVAAPVSRLSYAGQLASAPGTEGRAVEGVEAGLHLRPLRHRGNATQSPEEAQEVVRIVQDLIGRYFVDTVDEGRPRPLRETDLIVVAPYNAQKQLVHDALAAAGFPEVPVGTVDNFQGKEAVVSITTLAASSGRDAPRGPEFLLLQNRLNVAISRAQVAAYLVYSPALLDDLPRTPEGVARLSAFAHLVGADRD, encoded by the coding sequence ATGCGGATCGACACTCAGGCGCAGCGCGTCATCTTCAGCGCGAGCGACCTGAAAGCGGCCGCTGAGTGCGAGTTCGCGTGGTCGCGGGCGATCGACGCGAAGCTCGGTCGGGTGCCCGCCGTGGAAGAGCCGGAAGACGCGACGCTCGCGCGGGCAGCGGAGCTCGGAGACCGTCATGAGGCGGCCGTACTCGCCGCGTATCGCGAGCAGCTCGGCGCGGATGCCGTGCACGAGCTCTCCCGGGTGAACTCCGGGGACGCGGACGCACTCGCCGCGGTGGTCGAAGAGACGATCTCGGCGCTGCGATCCGACGCGAAGCTCGTGTTCCAGGCGGCTTTCGCGACGGACGAGTTCGTTGGTTTCGCCGACTTCCTGCTGCGTCAAGACGACGGCCGCTGGCGAGTCCAGGACTCCAAGCTCGCCCGCACCGCGCGCGTCACGGCTCTCATGCAGCTCGCGGCATATGTCGACCAGCTCGACCGGCTCGGTATCCCTCGGTCCGACGAAGTCGACCTCCTGCTCGGCGACGGGACGACCAGCACGCACTGCGTCGCCGACCTGCTCCCGCTCTTCCACGTGCGCCGCGCTCGGCTGCGCACGCTCATCACCGACCGCGACATCGCAGCAGGATCCGCCGGCGCGCCGCTGGCGTGGGGCGATGAGCGCGGCGACATCGGCATCGTCGCGTGCGGTCGCTGCGCCACCTGCACCGAGCAGGTCGACGCGGCGCGCGACCTCCTGATGGTGGCGCGGATGCGACCGGTGCAACGCGCGCGGCTGCGCGACGCCGGCATCGACACGATCGACGCCCTCGCGGCGGCGACCCTTCCGCCGGCCGGCATGAACGTCGACACCTTCGAGTCGCTGCGGGCACAGGCGCGGCTGCAGATCCGCGCGGAGGCTGCGGATTCCCCCACGTATGACGTCTACCACCCCGACGCCATCCACACCCTGCCCCGCCCCAGCCGCGGCGACATCTTCTTCGACTTCGAGGGCGACCCGCTCTACACCGAAGCGGTCACCGACGGCCACGCGCAGTGGGGCATCGACTACCTGTTCGGCTGGGTCGACAACGACGATCAGTACACGCCGCTGTGGGCGCACACCTTCGCTGACGAGAAGCGCGCGCTCGAACTGTTCCTCGACTTCGTGCATGCGCGTCGAACAGCGCACCCCGACATGCACATCTACCACTACGCGCCCTACGAGACCTCGCACCTCGTCGCGATGGCCGCGAGACACGGCATCCGTGAGGGCGAAGTGGATCAGCTCCTGCGCGAGGGCGTGTTCGTCGACCTCTACCCGCTCGTGCTGCGCACGGTGCGCGTGGGGTCGAGGTCATACTCGATCAAGAAGCTCGAGCCGTTGTACATGGGCGATGAGGTGCGCACGAGCGACGTCCAGAAGGGCGACGACTCGATCGTGCAGTACGTCGCCGCGCGGCAGCTCGCCGCTGCAGGCGAGACCGGTGAGGCGGAGGCCGTGCTCGCCGACCTCGCCGACTACAACCGCTACGACTGCGTGTCGACGAGAAGGCTGCGCAACTGGCTGATCGACATCGCGCGGCAGAAGGGCGTCCACCCCGCGCCGCCCGACGTGCCGGACGAACTGATCTACGAGCCGTCCCCTCGGTCGGTGGCGCTCCTGGCCGATGCCGAGCGCGACGTCGCCGCCGGCGGGGACGGTGAGGCACATCGGGTCGCCGCCGCCGCGATCGACTACTACCCGCGCGAGGCGAAGAGCTTCTGGATCGGCCATTTCCAGCGGCTGCGCGAGCCGGTATCGATGTGGGACCAGACGAGGGATGTCGTGCGCATCGATGCCGCCGCCTCCACGCTGCGTCGGGACTGGAGCATCGAAGAGGGCCGACGGGTCACGTCGCGCGAGATCGAGATCCGCGGCGAGATCTCTCCCGGCACGACGCTCGGTGAGGGGGCGAACCCGTTCGCGTTGTACCCGATCCCCGCCCCGTTCGACGTCGAGGCGCCGTCGCGCGCGGTGCATGTGGCACGCACGGTCACGGTGATCGAGGTTCTCGACGACGGCTACGTCATCGCCGAGACGTCGGTGGGAGGGCAGACCTGGGACGAGTTCCCGCTGGCGCTCACGCCGGCCGCGCCGCCTCGCGTGGTGTCGCTGCAGGGTGCGATCGATGAGTGGGCGGATGCCGTGCACGACGCTGCTCCGTCCTTCCCCGCCGACGCCGCCACAGACATCCTCCGGCGCACGCCCCCGCGGACGATCACCGGCGCGGGGCTGCCGCCGGCCGACGGCGACGTCATCGACGCGATCGTGCGGGCGGTCCGCGATCTCGACCGCAGCTACCTCGCTGTGCAGGGGCCCCCGGGAACGGGCAAGACCTACACCGGCTCGCACGTGATCGCGCGGCTCGTGAACGAGCACGGCTTCCGCATCGGTGTGGTGGCGCAATCTCACGCGATCATCGAGACGCTGCTGGAACGCGTCGTCGCCGCCGGTGTGCCGGCCGGTCAGGTCGCCAAGAGCCCGAAGGAGAAGGGGTCCGACCCTGCATACACGCCCATCCCGAAGTCAGGGATGGCCGCATTCCTCGCCGAGCGGGAAGGGCAGGGCGTCGTCGTCGGGGGAACCGCGTGGGACTTCAGCAACACGACCCGCGTGGAGCGCGGCGGCCTCGACCTCATCGTCATCGACGAGGCGGGCCAGTTCTCCCTCGCCTCCACCATCGCCGTCGCGGCCGGAGCGAAGCGCCTGCTGCTGCTCGGGGACCCGCAGCAGCTCCCGCAGGTCAGCCAGGGCGCGCACCCTGAGCCGGTCGACACGTCGGCGCTCGGCTGGGTGATGGACGGCGACGCCGTCGTCCGCCCCGAGTACGGATACTTCCTCGACCGCAGCTGGCGCATGCATCCGGCCGTCGCGGCGCCGGTGTCCCGGCTGTCGTACGCGGGGCAGTTGGCGTCGGCGCCCGGCACAGAGGGCCGCGCGGTCGAGGGGGTCGAGGCAGGACTCCACCTCCGACCGTTGCGGCACCGCGGCAACGCCACCCAGTCTCCTGAAGAGGCGCAGGAGGTCGTGCGGATCGTCCAGGACCTCATCGGCCGATACTTCGTCGACACCGTCGATGAGGGCCGGCCCCGACCGCTGCGCGAGACGGACCTCATCGTCGTCGCACCGTACAACGCGCAGAAACAGCTCGTGCACGACGCTCTGGCGGCGGCAGGGTTCCCCGAGGTGCCCGTCGGTACGGTGGACAACTTCCAGGGCAAGGAAGCGGTCGTCTCCATCACGACCCTCGCCGCCTCCAGCGGACGGGATGCACCTCGCGGCCCCGAGTTCCTGCTCCTGCAGAACAGGCTCAACGTGGCGATCTCACGCGCGCAGGTCGCGGCGTACCTCGTGTACTCGCCGGCACTGCTCGACGACCTCCCGCGGACGCCGGAAGGGGTCGCGCGGCTCAGCGCCTTCGCGCACCTCGTCGGCGCAGACCGCGACTGA